A genomic region of Cryptococcus neoformans var. grubii H99 chromosome 13, complete sequence contains the following coding sequences:
- a CDS encoding Atypical/RIO/RIO1 protein kinase has translation MSRRPDLGYIDQASEDPVNTVSTPVEDLGQTPHEGVEAEAPEEDSGSSIEEESEGEPFEAVDGDDFDFSALNAGGSGEEEEEEDDGDWDVDDEDWELANGDFTKQYNRVRQQHAATSGSAPLPARNLSQQTKSKLSKSNPTAGSGVVTNPKAAQDKHDKDKSDRATQEQVLDGRTRLVLAGLVNRGVIGMIERCISTGKEANVYYSSPNRAVKIYRTSILVFRARQNYIVGEQRFRGEYTSSRNPRKMIRVWAEKELRNLRRLVQGGVRAPVVHECKENVLVMDFLGKGEVASPRLKDAEIPEDRLPDLYAEMIIATRRMYQHCHLVHADLSEYNILLHDNHLYIIDVSQSVEHDHPRAFDFLRSDISNIEEFFSRRGVATLGIRKSWEFIVTENIGLSPTGSASSSLEMEKGDQGERRLVDVLEKWLKEPSDKTDDAVFMESYIPRTLAEVYDPERDVDVLKSGGGDELIYAGVTGLKLAHESANAKEKEKEKEKEKQSASAGANKGEGVDVDESVEKGKKGKGKKSKDEEGKNEKSPKSVRFEDEVDEEQDEDDDAQKAEEEDEEEGMDKKSRGFRHEDRESKKERKKAVKEEQREKRKTKMPKAEKQKLIKKSASRH, from the exons ATGTCTAGACGACCAGACCTCGGCTATATCGACCAAGCTTCAGAAGACCCGGTCAATACCGTCTCAACACCAGTCGAAGACCTTGGGCAAACCCCCCACGAAGGGGTGGAGGCTGAAGCGCCTGAAGAAGACTCTGGATCGagtattgaagaagagtctgAGGGGGAGCCGTTTGAGGCCGTGGATGGAGACGATTTCGATTTCAGCGCGTTAAATGCTGGTGGGTcgggtgaagaggaggaggaggaggatgatggagattGGGATGTGGACGATGAGGATTGGGAGCTTGCCAATGGAG ATTTTACCAAGCAATATAACCGAGTTCGACAGCAACACGCTGCCACATCCGGTTCTGCCCCCTTACCTGCGCGAAACCTCTCCCAACAAACAAAATCAAAATTGTCCAAATCCAACCCTACAGCCGGATCTGGAGTGGTGACAAATCCGAAAGCAGCACAGGATAAACATGATAAAGATAAAAGCGATCGGGCTACTCAGGAGCAAGTGCTTGATGGGCGTACACGACTGGTTTTGGCGGGATTAGTCAATCGGGGGGTTATCGGTATGATTGAACGGTGTATCAGTACAGGTAAAGAG GCAAACGTCTACTATTCATCCCCTAACCGTGCTGTCAAAATCTACCGAAcctccatcctcgtcttccgtGCTCGACAAAACTACATTGTAGGCGAACAACGTTTCCGGGGCGAATATACTTCTTCTCGAAATCCTCGAAAGATGATCCGTGTCTGGGCTGAAAAGGAGTTGCGAAACCTGAGACGGTTGGTTCAAGGAGGTGTGCGTGCACCAGTGGTACATGAATGTAAGGAGAATGTGCTCGTCATGGACTTCTTGGGCAAGGGCGAGGT AGCGTCGCCTCGTTTGAAAGACGCAGAGATTCCCGAAGACAGGTTACCCGATCTGTACGCAGAAATGATTATTGCGACTCGAAGAATGTATCAGCACTGCCACCTCGTCCACGCCGATTTGAGTGAATACAACATTCT GTTACACGACAACCACTTATACATCATCGACGTCTCGCAATCTGTCGAACACGACCACCCGCGCGCATTCGATTTCCTCCGTTCCGACATCTCCAACATTGAAGAATTCTTCTCCCGCCGTGGGGTCGCTACTCTCGGAATCCGGAAATCATGGGAATTCATCGTCACCGAGAACATTGGTCTTTCCCCCACTGGCTCCGCCTCGTCATCattggagatggagaagggtgaTCAAGGCGAAAGGCGTTTGGTGGATGTCTTGGAAAAATGGTTAAAAGAACCGTCAGACAAGACGGACGATGCGGTCTTTATGGAATCGTATATCCCGAGAACGTTGGCGGAGGTGTATGATCCCGAGAGGGATGTGGATGTGCTCAAGAGTGGGGGAGGGGATGAGTTGATTTATGCGGGTGTGACGGGTTTAAAGTTGGCGCATGAGAGTGCGAAtgccaaggagaaggagaaggagaaagagaaagagaaacagAGTGCTAGTGCAGGTGCGAACAAGGGCGAGGgggtggatgtggatgagagTGTAGAAAAGGGTAAGAAGGGTAAAGGTAAAAAAAgtaaggatgaggagggcaAAAACGAAAAATCACCGAAAAGCGTACggtttgaggatgaagtagacgaagaacaagacgaggacgatgatgcCCAAAaagcagaggaggaagatgaggaagaagggatggataAAAAATCTAGAGGGTTCCGGCACGAAGATCGTGAATCTAAAAAG GAACGAAAAAAGGCAGTCAAGGAAGAACAGAGGGAGAAACGAAAGACCAAGATGCCAAAAGCTGAGAAGCAAAAATTGATAAAAAAGTCTGCCTCTCGACATTAG
- a CDS encoding cell division control protein 25, variant has protein sequence MGDQENVEPESFFLVLAKFDFTATDGNALSFNEGDIIHVFSRLESGWWDGMLDGRRGWFPSNYVEEVNENEVTLTEGKYEREPEPEGNMLNVDDVLTGDWGGDWGGVGLDQLAREMMEGNEEPDDGLGFMVEAQRRKVQLNSDLTSEFGLTMEAATKAILQDDTLKARRMPLPEVSKDAEEGEDAWIPSITPDGQVYYHNTLTGEDSWRLPLDTPFDSSNPYSQSDDQFFSSRTSSTPRTLGDNDNFLGPSRLHSDIPYPWVVKLSDDGRDWSYHNRLTGQTQRERPAGDDAESTVDIGLGMTQLSISSRPPTIRQSLLLQRKAIEELKSKMIDSLRLLTTPTPQPTMGLLLEIVNEALREILEATVAGSAAEEEMSRAADLGSESGMTAALLREEGAIEALQAAYHATLASIRDLLQSFGYIGPGESMEDLPRPRWVSDMTLIGSIGVLSSVVHAAVISKRPSGTGLSIWSEVLRSATKLKDVVNNFPSLYFTGDTCTPTDQREEKKGKRVVGWLGYDPLTLGEPMGGKWGFGKIVKSYKLLDQSMVVECQRVREEYDDTLRALATSPDLTEGVMEVLRVTNKFAKIVTEIDIASKVDLDGDMGNISVAVGSRTREDDLQEYAQLVEQARLNLADLDITFQSINEISISILNALSAGRNPSDDLDQLTIGLNTAFRSLSTLLIISREQQSANEQGLIRGQIGVRSSKFNPSKQPSTSSQTHTRSGSITSTASRASRLSDLVRRKVKGLTEDLTNAEEASEARDRPGEMLSSSVSASQSQTSLHNVRRVSASNSSTSLTHQPTDSDSAQSQKANNRSSLLKAFRRHRPGSDTYDNQGGSSRKGTSKKLAKLLGEDVSQIPAVSVPPPHPHPYRIQQHQMHRPPLAQPETPWYMMDDYVAGEIIFDEKGAVKAGTLRALIVRLTSHTIADTPFFQAFLLTFRSFTNPAELFNHLQDRYYLPSPPELSPEQYEEWRNKKKWYIQLRVVNALRQWLEKHFIRATDDAVLNKVEELALRMPEEDGKAELMSKQLLQLVAKRRQSEPEQINSGASGSLLSPPAPLLPRVSGRPLRLTDIAPLELARQLTILEFTLYQRIKPTECLQKIYADEVQGQLLAPNVRKVILTANILAGWIALVILQHNDVKLRAQVYKHWLQTAIECRNLNNFSSVAAIIAGLNSSPVSRLRRTRELLSAKTLAIKEDLDKAMDSSRNFMNYKEMLKTINPPCVPFLGFYLTALVFIEDGNKAFIKPGAPTKGNSMPPSTSNGSLSAYASSSQQSNPAQEETVIPTKPLINFFKRSLSAEILRDIQQYQSMPYRLARSRLIQDWMQKEFDIVHNDTRDYYELSVEVEPREKEEERITRMLHDSGFI, from the exons ATGGGTGACCAAGAAAACGTCGAACCAGAATCATTTTTTCTCGTGCTGGCAAAGTTCGACTTTACGGCCACAGATGGCAATGCGCTGTCCTTTAATGAAGGCGACATCATTCACGTCTTTTCAAGATTGGAAAGCGGATGGTGGGATGGCATGttggatggaagaaggggctGGTTCCCTAGCAATTACGTGGAAGAGGTCAACGAGAACGAAGTGACTTTGACAGAAGGAAAATATGAACGGGAACCGGAACCGGAAGGCAATATGCTCAACGTGGACGATGTTCTGACGGGTGATTGGGGAGGGGACTGGGGAGGTGTGGGATTGGATCAGCTCGCGAGGGAAATGATGGAGGGAAACGAGGAGCCGGATGATGGACTGGGTTTCATGGTGGAAGcgcaaaggagaaaggttCAGCTCAATAGCGACCTGACAAGCGAGTTCGGCTTGACTATGGAGGCAGCTACGAAGGCCATTTTACAAGATGATACTCTGAAGGCTCGTCGCATGCCCCTTCCTGAAGTATCAAAGGACgctgaagagggagaggacgCTTGGATTCCTTCCATCACTCCTGACGGCCAG GTGTACTACCACAATACTCTAACGGGAGAAGACTCGTGGCGACTTCCGTTGGACACTCCCTTCGACTCTTCCAATCCATACTCTCAGTCAGACGACCAGTTTTTTTCATCCAGAACCTCTTCGACTCCACGTACCCTTGGCGACAACGACAACTTCCTTGGTCCCTCTCGACTACATAGCGATATACCATATCCATGGGTCGTAAAGCTCAGCGACGATGGTCGAGATTGGTCTTATCATAACCGTTTAACTGGCCAGACTCAACGTGAGAGGCCAGCAGGTGACGATGCTGAGAGCACGGTAGACATTGGTCTGGGTATGACTCAGCTGTCGATCAGCTCTCGACCACCAACCATAAGacagtctcttcttcttcaacggAAAGCGATTGAAGAATTGAAATCCAAAATGATCGATTCTTTGCGCCTTCTCACTACTCCTACTCCTCAACCTACAATGGGTCTGCTCCTTGAAATTGTCAATGAAGCTCTTCGTGAGATTCTCGAAGCTACCGTGGCGGGCTCTGctgccgaagaagagatgtcCCGTGCAGCTGATCTCGGTAGTGAATCTGGCATGACGGCTGCTTTACTTCGTGAAGAAGGTGCCATTGAAGCCCTTCAAGCGGCTTACCACGCCACACTTGCTTCAATCCGTGACCTCCTTCAGTCATTTGGGTATATTGGTCCTGGAGAATCTATGGAAGACCTCCCTCGACCTAGATGGGTAAGCGATATGACCCTCATCGGCTCAATCGGCGTTCTTTCCTCAGTTGTTCACGCCGCGGTCATTTCCAAGCGCCCGTCGGGCACTGGCCTCTCGATCTGGTCTGAAGTTCTCCGAAGCGCTACCAAACTCAAAGACGTAGTCAATAATTTCCCTTCACTCTACTTTACTGGTGATACCTGTACTCCCACGGACcagcgagaagagaagaaagggaagcgTGTTGTTGGTTGGCTTGGTTATGACCCTCTTACTCTGGGTGAACCCATGGGTGGTAAATGGGGATTCGGCAAAATTGTCAAGAGCTATAAATTGCTTGATCAGTCGATGGTTGTGGAATGTCAGCGTGTGCGAGAGGAGTATGACGATACGCTCAGAGCCCTTGCAACCTCACCTGATTTGACTGAGGGTGTGATGGAGGTCTTGCGTGTAACGAACAAATTTGCGAAAATTGTCACAGAAATTGACATTGCGAGTAAAGTCGATCTGGATGGAGATATGGGCAATATCTCTGTGGCGGTAGGGTCGAGGACaagggaagatgatttgCAAGAGTATGCGCAACTGGTAGAGCAAGCGAGACTGAATCTGGCAGATCTTGACATTACATTTCAGTCGATTAACGAGATTTCAATCTCTATTTTGAATGCTCTCTCAGCCGGACGAAACCCGTCTGATGATCTTGATCAATTAACCATCGGGTTAAACACCGCATTCCGAAGCCTTTCTACCCTCCTTATTATATCGCGGGAACAACAATCTGCTAATGAGCAAGGACTCATCCGTGGCCAAATTGGTGTGCGTTCATCCAAATTTAACCCATCCAAACAGCCCAGCACTTCTTCTCAGACCCATACCCGTTCAGGTTCCATCACTTCTACCGCTTCTCGTGCCTCGCGCTTATCAGACTTGGTTAGACGAAAGGTCAAGGGTCTGACAGAAGACCTTACCAATGCCGAAGAAGCTTCTGAAGCACGCGACCGACCAGGGGAGAtgctttcttcctctgttTCTGcctcccaatcccaaacTTCTTTACATAATGTTCGACGAGTAAGCGCATCAAACAGCAGCACATCGCTCACGCATCAGCCCACCGACAGCGACAGTGCACAATCTCAAAAAGCAAATAACCGAAGttctcttctcaaagcCTTTAGACGACACCGTCCAGGCTCAGATACTTACGATAATCAAGGCGGTTCCTCCCGCAAGGGTACATCTAAGAAGCTCGCGAAGTTATTAGGTGAAGATGTGTCACAGATACCTGCGGTTAGTGTACCTCCACCGCATCCCCATCCGTATCGCATCCAACAACATCAAATGCACCGCCCGCCGCTTGCTCAGCCAGAGACACCGTGGTACATGATGGATGACTACGTGGCAGGCGAGATTATATTTGATGAAAAAGGAGCAGTCAAAGCAGGTACTCTTAGAGCTTTAATTGTGCGATTGACATCGCATACTATTGCTG ATacacccttcttccaagctTTTCTTTTGACTTTCCGATCGTTCACAAACCCTGCTGAGCTTTTCAATCATCTCCAAGACCGGTACTACCTTCCTTCGCCCCCGGAACTCAGCCCAGAACAGTACGAAGAATGGCGAAATAAGAAGAAATGGTATATTCAACTAAGGGTGGTGAACGCGCTGAGGCAGTGGCTGGAGAAACATTTTATTAGAGCGACGGATGATGCCGTGCTGAACAAGGTGGAGGAATTGGCGTTGAGGATGcccgaggaggatgggaaggcgGAGCTGATGTCGAAGCAATTGTTACAGCTGGTTGCGAAACGT CGTCAGAGTGAGCCTGAGCAAATAAATTCCGGAGCATCCGGTTCTCTCCTGTCTCCACCCGCTCCTCTGCTGCCGCGCGTCTCTGGCCGCCCCCTTCGATTGACTGATATCGCCCCTCTTGAGCTTGCACGGCAATTGACCATCCTTGAATTCACATTATATCAAAGGATCAAGCCTACCGAATGCTTACAAAAGATCTATGCGGACGAAGTACAAGGTCAATTGTTGGCGCCGAATGTACGAAAGGTGATTCTCACGGCAAATATTCTGGCTGGTTGGATTGCGCTAGTTATTTTGCAACATAATGATGTAAAGCTAAGAGCACAGGTCTATAAACATTGGCTTCAGACCGCAATT GAATGTCGAAACCTGAATAATTTTTCATCTGTCGCAGCTATCATTGCCGGCCTCAATTCCTCTCCCGTATCTCGATTACGTAGGACCAGGGAACTCTTGAGCGCTAAAACTCTCGCCATTAAAGAGGACCTTGATAAAGCGATGGATTCTTCTAGAAATTTCATGAATTACAAGGAAATGCTCAAAACAATCAATCCTCCTTGTGTGCCTTTCTTAG GGTTCTATCTCACGGCTTTGGTGTTTATTGAGGACGGTAATAAGGCTTTCATCAAACCCGGCGCTCCCACGAAGGGCAACTCTATGCCACCCTCAACGTCGAATGGCTCTTTATCCGCCTatgcttcctcttcccagcAGTCCAATCCTGCGCAAGAAGAGACTGTTATTCCCACCAAACCGCTGAtcaacttcttcaaacGTTCGTTATCCGCGGAAATCCTTCGAGATATTCAACAATACCAATCGATGCCCTACAGACTTGCCAGAAGCAGGCTCATCCAAGATTGGATGCAAAAGGAGTTTGATATAGTGCATAACGATACAAGGGACTATTACGAACTGAGTGTGGAGGTTGAGccaagagagaaggaagaggagagaattACGAGAATGCTACATGATTCT GGGTTCATATAA
- a CDS encoding vacuolar membrane protein, producing MRSLSVFAIAICARSAVAGQSPFTFGRAPQVDSDIGWDQYNSQIYETTNSDVSTYASTIVSTLSSSPYHTTFLRLLQRAKCIPMLAHMENATVFAPTDQAWKEWAERNTPGLSISDADHGESVNGWLGPGGLDEWFRDEEEVILSRVAVSGDEGMERRIMDNQNWALRQHLLYHMFNYTLPLSSFLPSDVSNVTLQTTLLYPLKEQPPLPPVPEPGTPWLPQGGEGLLGGHGQRLRIARVGSKEGGEKGKVGVEWDGEGGVEIWDGKGWAKGNDSANEVPGARWVRNGVVAGIDGVLDMPPSIEEIIRTHPSLSYLSSILSLSSPPTPLPSSFSSTPHLTVFAPSNEAFMEGFDDIEKGYLKGPYGEEGVGRIVSQTVILGKDGNGVVWSDTLGEKNSEFDAISGEHLEISSSSPFIITVNNTSPSTPDILASNGVIHILPSLILPPSFNLLNSAEKMLLSLNATQFVSLMRSANLSEEYIGKDSKGGYTLLAPTDDVLDVLDKWDGLSTKVARELSNTFSDVSEKPSFPDPSPLSALLRYHILPQRLLPTDIVDGQLLSTELQTSSLKGARQKLRVEVAEKDGKEGKGKARSGWETVGQGEVRFGGATVLGKPVKSGNNVIYLISTLLSLPDTMLQTAVSDLQLSTFIAALYASDLAKTTKRLPAITYFIPQNPAFTDLGLAMEWLLTADGKDDLRKVVKYHMVEGIVYSEDVEDGKRIYQTVEGGDVVIERAKPPHGHGPGIITIGSPTKWPSHDSGSSLPSNGELYPANITLADSLTDTGVIHTIDQVVLPSDVDLTVGKLIKGSKQLTMSDLMVRAGLGWILEGREPSKEEVQKAELEGRVRSWDEDEDGDGDEGKEDDLAYPAYIVLCPSDKAFSKLNLTHYISTPPALLSLLKLHIIPSSSLSLSSSLSSAVPPQNGQPLALNDDSIYKTLLSTSSKYGDLAFRGTGDGSWIVGIKDARGGGRVRGDSARVGMAGRASVRWKNPRTSATSNSDDNGEEEKDPKHRDGRDRLWEGGMTLGGGVMMIDSVLIPYEPSWFSRWGLLTITLAGISILLLAAAGSIGYWFWTRRKDDYMPILVEEDGEPEGEEHA from the exons ATGCGCTCTCTGTCGGTTTTCGCAATCGCCATCTGCGCGCGTTCGGCCGTCGCTGGGCAATCGCCATTCACATTTGGCCGTGCCCCTCAAGTCGATTCGGATATTGGGTGGGATCAATATAACTCTCAAATTTATG AAACAACCAATTCAGACGTATCAACTTACGCATCGACAATCGTCTCGACGCTGTCGTCTTCGCCCTACCATACAACATTCCTCCGTCTACTTCAAAGAGCAAAATGCATACCTATGCTAGCTCATATGGAAAATGCTACTGTATTTGCTCCTACGGATCAAGCATGGAAAGAATGGGCTGAGCGGAATACCCCGGGTCTTTCAATATCCGACGCTGACCATGGGGAATCTGTGAATGGATGGCTAGGCCCTGGTGGCCTTGATGAATGGTtcagagatgaagaagaagtaatATTATCCCGTGTGGCTGTTAGTGGAGACGAAGgtatggaaagaaggatcaTGGACAACCAAAATTGGGCTCTTCGACAACATTTGCTCTACCACATGTTCAACTATACTCTTCCTTTATCGTCTTTTCTCCCCTCTGACGTGTCAAACGTTACTCTTCAGACAACACTTCTGTATCCTCTGAAGGAGCAACCTCCTCTACCCCCGGTCCCAGAACCCGGTACACCGTGGCTACCTCAAGGCGGCGAAGGTTTGCTAGGAGGGCATGGTCAACGTCTCAGGATAGCTAGGGTAGGAAGTAAAGAGGGTGGAGAGAAAGGCAAAGTAGGAGTGGAatgggatggggaaggtggGGTAGAAATttgggatgggaagggatgggCAAAAGGGAATGACTCAGCCAATGAGGTACCAGGAGCAAGATGGGTGAGAAATGGGGTGGTGGCTGGTATTGACGGTGTTCTTGACATGCCTCCTAGCATAG AGGAGATTATTCGtactcatccttctctatcttatctctcttccattctctccctttcgTCTCCCCCAACGCCCCTGCCttcgtctttctcttcgACACCTCATTTGACGGTCTTCGCCCCTTCTAATGAAGCATTCATGGAAGGATTCGATGATATCGAAAAGGGATATTTAAAAGGACCATatggggaggaaggtgtAGGAAGGATAGTTTCGCAAACCGTGATACTGGGTAAGGATGGCAATGGAGTCGTTTGGAGTGATACGTTGGGCGAGAAGAACAGTGAAT TTGACGCTATTTCTGGAGAACATCTCGAgatttcctcctcttctccattcaTAATCACTGTCAACAACACCTCTCCATCCACACCTGATATTCTAGCGTCCAATGGGGTCATCCAcatccttccctctctcattctccctccttcattcaacTTGCTCAATTCTGCAGAAAAGATGCTTTTATCACTCAACGCTACCCAGTTTGTCTCTTTGATGCGCTCTGCCAACTTGTCAGAAGAGTATATTGGCAAAGATTCCAAGGGAGGATATACTCTTTTGGCACCGACAGATGATGTGCTGGACGTCTTGGACAAGTGGGATGGACTTTCTACTAAAGTCGCAAGGGAGTTATCCAATACATTCTCCGACGTCTCCGAAAAACCTTCCTTTCCAGACCCCTCGCCTTTATCCGCATTGCTGCGATACCATATTCTTCCCCAgcgccttcttcctacAGATATCGTGGACGGTCAGCTTCTATCAACTGAACTGCAGACCTCGTCTTTGAAGGGGGCAAGGCAAAAGTTGAGGGTCGAAGTGGCcgaaaaggatggaaaagagggaaagggtAAAGCAAGGAGCGGGTGGGAGACTGTGGGACAGGGTGAAGTGAGGTTTGGCGGAGCGACCGTTTTAGGAAAGCCTG TGAAATCAGGTAATAACGTCATTTATCTCATATCCACCCTCCTTTCTCTACCTGACACGATGTTGCAAACCGCTGTATCAGACCTTCAGCTATCCACTTTCATCGCCGCCCTATACGCTTCTGACTTGGCTAAAACCACCAAACGCCTTCCCGCCATCACGTATTTTATCCCGCAAAATCCTGCTTTTACGGATCTCGGTTTGGCGATGGAATGGTTACTTACAGCTGACGGGAAGGATGATCTCAGAAAGGTTGTCAAGTATCACATGGTGGAAGGGATTGTCTACTCtgaagatgtggaggatgggaaaaggatTTATCAAACGGTAGAGGGGGGGGACGTGGTCATTGAACGCGCTAAGCCCCCTCATGGGCATGGGCCTGGTATCATCACTATTGGCTCACCTACGAAATGGCCATCCCACGATTCTGGCTCGTCCCTCCCTTCCAATGGCGAGCTCTATCCGGCCAACATCACGCTCGCTGACAGTCTTACTGATACCGGCGTGATCCATACAATTGACCAGGTGGTCCTTCCCTCGGATGTTGATTTGACGGTGGGCAAGCTGATCAAGGGCAGTAAGCAGTTGACGATGAGTGATTTGATGGTTCGGGCCGGATTGGGATGGATAttggaagggagagaaCCTAGTAAAGAGGAGGTACAGAAAGCGGAGTTGGAAGGCAGGGTTAGGAGTtgggatgaggatgaagatggagatggagatgaaggaaaggaagatgacCTTGCATACCCTGCATACATCGTACTCTGTCCTTCTGACAAAGCGTTTTCCAAGCTTAACCTGACACATTACATCTCCACTCCTCCCGCGCTCCTCTCCCTGCTGAAGCTTCACATcattccctcttcctctctttctttatCTTCCTCGCTCTCGTCCGCCGTACCACCTCAAAACGGACAACCCCTCGCCCTCAATGACGACTCTATTTACAAAACACTCTTATCAACGTCTAGCAAATACGGTGACCTAGCATTCAGAGGGACAGGTGATGGCAGCTGGATTGTGGGTATAAAAGACGCACGAGGTGGGGGAAGAGTGAGAGGAGATTCGGCAAGGGTGGGTATGGCAGGGCGAGCTAGTGTGAGGTGGAAGAATCCCCGAACGAGTGCCACTTCTAACTCCGATGACAacggggaagaagaaaaagatccAAAGCATCGCGATGGACGAGACAGGTTGTGGGAAGGTGGGATGACTCTTGGAGGTggggtgatgatgatcgaTTCTGTTCTTATCCCTTATGAACCCAGCTGGTTCTCTAG ATGGGGATTGCTTACAATCACTCTGGCTGGAATCAGCATCCTCTTACTAGCAGCTGCTGGTAGTATAGGATACTGGTTctggacgaggaggaaagatgacTACATGCCAATCTTGgtagaagaggatggtgaaccggaaggggaggagcaCGCCTGA